Proteins from a genomic interval of Harpia harpyja isolate bHarHar1 chromosome 9, bHarHar1 primary haplotype, whole genome shotgun sequence:
- the KNTC1 gene encoding kinetochore-associated protein 1 isoform X6 gives MTELRDVAPLQRLLTRSSTSLNSHGRSAREPRRGDTPRPPSPFRRPDVTMGRGKAAGSEGTAVHPGGGEGLGGVVATVRFAFGGSLAHAATRSVSQGSRQFESLKRLRKCGNGLSGARGAAVNMWNDIELLVNDDTGSEQLPVGLGHECGTALYQVDTLLQITSSEKVSVNPQLYACNSRDGSIIVVDRSVALLDSTGQSLQMHIQFDTNVDVVGMCPEKQFLVVGERSGNFHLIHIPTKQTLLTKILFEKSSSEKTYLNLFIEKDNADAGVYHMFILTSNGFFCIMCLPLAKTQEAIDKMDMITAKKLQGQIKTAFISTEEYHSLGCQNFVISNSVNKIHLIIGGKGDYVLSKWEVDTTNNLVSVRSFADSSLIKDAAKLQVFDNLLFVLDTENVLSMWDVYSLTLIWDWPLIHIEEFLLSTESDSSPVIRQGLANVKLIVMTIPDNKQMRSLMVFALPTMQPLYSLEVSIVSSLVQSEIGTDTIYFLEGIHEKHQIPSEGPVSIVVMRSLTEALPENRLSRLLHKHKFTEAENFAIQFGLDVELVYKVKANTILEKLASASVGSYGHEVWLDLVNEAKENLQKIQDSQFVVDYCINAPWPLYETTQEMLNHAKVRILKKDDRTIAPPSDGAPVSITEVLRAQARLTTFYGAFGLEKFSGIAWTEFLNNEDIFKNILFQLEEGNLSCAQYLWLRHQPDFESSFDEKMLENLLNAIHFAVPLKELCLWLRNVVIPFIRRVVPKGQKILAKWLEQCSRNLELTDKANWPENGLQMAETFFTSKNQGEMGLTTFGQWTPLRCDDCEEVHRLKKLVNDLQELITLYRKYNCRLALCDFEKENATTIVFRMFDKILAPELVPSILEKFIKPYLCEHNLQKDELLLQYIKDLLERCRTRSASVFETAWEAKAIAVIGCISDTDLKFDAVLQIMHGAMVPWSAAVEQLVKQHLEMNHVKVKLLQESYRLMEMKKLLRAYGIRDTNLLKDKQMIMRLVKYILKQDTPTSLEDALKIVAAYMLPPVEVYILKMIDLIDKERGEESLTLLKSLTLAEAEKVAERLTVWGTLVLQNKADNSEEQKTQMFMTKTLVEILKFLFSIQKDNPLKKDECEANLNMFETLATLQEDFDIFLSVKEFRNPSLMSRLLENHIKAYETVRSLSKSRKVQTMKCNSEDDKTKNRSTESRLYRLALLLQRSEQELGEKLALRALDAGKVEDAVKICREFYENHCNEETGKLLFSACQRLCHMLGADVPMITPNNMNLPAVIYEMACQAATVCSPDLLLDSVELCKYTSAAKEIYRQCQIENYGFTVKTTSFGGDKDPYEEWTYDDFFKEDGIVLDPQIALPVAYETISSLLPVCENKLYPLDSTSLANCAFVKGQNLLLPARTPICAVLQNLMECSQCELALRLIVCSFGSCLQHGVSNNMDLSLSEKLHDGNMLAETKSFLIAMKQKCTSVIMTTILTLLHKVFNCRLIDQNLALGYCTILPKEDMFNKLWDVINNTWQNYRKVLAVALVGAQLANQCGEAEENKKFQELVTDAEWGIQLGKFGISFETVFRQPPIRKKELIRTLVQNPKVDTDLILNYCSTFMLDSDAALQLCIETLLLQNANTNHVEDDSAEYSEKQPHSTLLARALEIIPLLKSTKDLVTSLSGILYKLDPYDYETIEIVLKVIQNADEKNTSIQLNQALSLLKHLESYKRISPPVDLEHQYVLEHVIPLSPAAQNRLPFHLIFFRTAQCFWNIIAAELSEESFPTLLLISKLMKVSLDTLHMSAARHVFEKKLKPKIFEMQNAGYTSVVNKETTKTVQMIQSYLLSIINPEWAVAIAHKIAQEFPTGPDQIQALKFCLYLAEKWLKNTTAKDESHEKAQVLQKKLYMQYKRSATENVLITHNLNTGEHLKSIGKPANLIILLYEHHSIDQRIQNPTGRDYPDIHMAAKEIAEINDLDMNKIWDKLLDKWLCPSTLPSEKTQEIFPDVQEDEELRRVIYLLQSRPMDYSSRMLFAITTSATSPIGVTQLTFAHRSRALKCLLYLADTNTVESLFKKPIEKVKYFLKCCIYLAEFEILNIPYTYESFHKSPKEGMIKGLWKNHSHEPTAVRLVTELSLEYKVYDSQLWNGLLQKLLGFSMIQYLRRVLLAITGIHSLWELHVHQVLNS, from the exons ATGACCGAACTCCGGGACGTCGCTCCCCTTCAACGACTCCTCACAAGGAGCTCAACCTCCCTCAACAGCCACGGCCGTAGCGCTCGCGAACCGAGGCGAGGCGACACGCCCCGCCCTCCCTCTCCCTTCAGGCGCCCGGATGTAACCATGGGGCGGGGGAAGGCGGCAGGGAGCGAGGGAACCGCGGTGCATCCTGGGGGCGGAGAAGGATTAGGGGGTGTCGTAGCAACGGTGCGGTTCGCGTTCGGAGGAAGTTTGGCCCACGCTGCGACTCGTAGCGTTAGCCAGGGCTCCCGCCAATTTGAAAGCCTGAAGCGGCTGAGGAAGTGCGGTAATGGTTTGTCAGGGGCCCGCGGGGCTGCG GTAAACATGTGGAATGATATTGAACTTCTTGTGAATGATGACACGGGGAGTGAGCAGCTCCCTGTAGGTTTAGGACATGAATGTGGAACTGCATTGTACCAAGTGGATACGCTACTTCAAATCACATCTTCAGAAAAG GTCTCTGTTAATCCACAGTTGTATGCATGCAACTCAAGGGATGGCAGTATTATTGTTGTTGACAGATCGGTGGCACTACTTGACAGTACTGGGCAGTCTCTTCAGATGCACATTCAGTTTG ATACTAATGTGGATGTAGTTGGTATGTGTCCAGAAAAACAATTTCTTGTGGTCGGTGAGAGAAGTGGCAATTTCCATCTTATTCACataccaacaaaacaaaccttgcTAACCAAG attttgtttgaaaaatcttCAAGTGAAAAGACTTACTTAAATCTCTTTATTGAAAAAGATAATGCAGATGCAG gtgtTTATCATATGTTCATTCTCACAAGCAATGGATTCTTCTGCATTATGTGTCTCCCACTTGCTAAAACGCAGGAAG caATTGACAAGATGGATATGATTACGGCAAAGAAA TTACAAGGACAGATAAAGACAGCTTTCATTTCCACAGAAGAGTATCACAGCCTCGGCTGTCAGAATTTTGTGATAAGTAACTCAGTGAACAAAATCCATTTGATAATTGGG GGTAAAGGCGATTATGTACTCTCCAAATGGGAGGTAGACACTACCAATAACCTGGTGTCTGTTCGAAGTTTTGCTGATTCAAGTCTGATCAAAG ATGCAGCGAAACTTCAAGTTTTTGACAATCTGCTGTTTGTTTTAGATACAGAG aatGTTTTAAGCATGTGGGATGTTTATTCTCTTACTCTAATTTGGGATTGGCCTTTAATACATATTGAAGAATTTCTTCTAAGTACAGAGTCAGATTCTTCTCCAGTCATACG GCAAGGGCTTGCCAATGTTAAACTGATAGTCATGACAATACCGGATAACAAACAG ATGAGAAGTCTAATGGTTTTTGCATTGCCCACTATGCAACCGCTCTATTCTTTGGAAGTATCTATTGTTTCTTCACTTGTTCAAAGCGAGATTGGCACA GATACAATATACTTCTTGGAAGGAATTCATGAAAAACATCAGAT ACCCTCTGAAGGCCCAGTTTCTATTGTTGTGATGAGAAGTTTAACCGAAGCCTTGCCAGAAAATAG ACTAAGTCGCTTACTTCACAAACACAAATTCACTGAAGCAGAGAATTTTGCTATTCAGTTTGGACTAGATGTTGAG cttgtaTACAAAGTGAAAGCAAACACTATTTTAGAGAAACTAGCTTCAGCTTCTGTTGGGAGTTATGGTCACGAAGTCTGGTTGGATCTCGTGAATGAAGCCaaagaaaatttgcaaaaaatTCAG GATAGCCAATTTGTTGTGGATTACTGCATAAATGCTCCATGGCCACTGTATGAAACCACTCAAGAAATGTTGAACCACGCTAAAGTCAGA ATCTTGAAGAAAGATGATAGAACCATTGCTCCACCATCTGATGGGGCTCCGGTATCCATAACTGAG GTATTGAGAGCTCAGGCAAGGCTTACAACTTTTTATGGAGCTTTTGGACTAGAGAAATTcag TGGTATTGCTTGGACAGAATTCTTGAATAATGAAGACATTTTCAAGAATATCCTTTTTCAGCTAGAAGAAGGAAATTTATCTTGTGCACAGTACCTCTGGCTTAGGCACCAG ccagattttgaaagcagctttgaTGAGAAAATGCTGGAGAACTTGCTTAATGCCATCCATTTTGCTGTTCCTTTGAAGGAACTATGTTTGTGGCTTAGAAATGTTGTGATCCCTTTCATAAGAAGAGTTGTGCCAAAGGGACAG aaaatattagcAAAATGGCTGGAACAATGTTCTCGAAACCTTGAATTAACTGATAAG GCAAATTGGCCAGAAAATGGACTCCAAATGGCAGAGACTTTTTTTACAAGTAAAAATCAAGGTGAAATGGGACTGACAACTTTTGGCCAGTGGACTCCTTTG AGATGTGATGACTGTGAAGAGGTACATAGGTTAAAGAAGCTGGTAAATGATTTACAAGAACTGATAACACTGTACAGAAAATACAACTGCAGGCTGGCACTCTGTGATTTTGAAAAG GAAAATGCAACTACTATTGTGTTTCGCATGTTTGATAAAATTTTGGCACCAGAGCTTGTACCGTCCATTTTGGAGAAGTTTATAAAACCCTACCTGTGTGAACATAATCTACAAAAGGATGAACTTCTTCTACAGTATATAAAG GATTTGCTAGAACGTTGTCGTACGCGGTCAGCTTCAGTATTTGAAACTGCATGGGAGGCAAAGGCAATAGCTGTCATTGGCTGTATCTCTGATACAGAT CTGAAATTTGATGCAGTTCTACAGATAATGCATGGTGCTATGGTACCATGGAGTGCAGCAGTGGAGCAGCTGGTAAAACAGCATTTGGAAATGAATCATGTCAA AGTAAAGTTACTGCAGGAAAGTTATAGACTGATGGAGATGAAGAAGCTTTTGCGAGCCTATGGGATAAGAGATACTAATCTTTTAAAGGACAAGCAGATGATAATG AGGCTAGTGAAATACATTCTTAAACAAGATACCCCTACTTCTTTGGAGGATGCTTTGAAAATTGTAGCAGCATATATGCTGCCCCCTGTGGAAGTCTACATTCTGAAGATGATAGACCTGATTGACAAAGAAAGG ggaGAGGAATCTCTGACTTTGTTAAAATCTCTGACTCTTGCTGAAGCTGAGAAAGTTGCAGAGAGATTGACTGTGTGGGGAACACTGGTATTACAGAATAAAGCAGATAATTCTGAAGAG cagaaaacacaaatgtttaTGACTAAGACGCTTGTGGAAATCCTTAAATTCCTGTTCAGCATTCAAAAAG ACAATCCTCTGAAGAAAGATGAATGTGAAGCAAACCTAAATATGTTTGAAACACTGGCTACCCTGCAA GAAGATTTTGATATCTTTCTTTCAGTCAAAGAATTTAGGAATCCTTCACTGATGTCTAGGCTTCTTGAGAATCACATAAAAGCTTATGAAACTGTCAGATCTCTGTCAAAGTCTAGAAAAGTGCAAACAATGAAGTGTAATTCAGAAGATGATAAAACCAAGAACCGTTCTACTGAATCAAGGTTGTATAGACTGGCTTTGCTCCTGCAAAGGTCAGAGCAAGAACTGGGAGAAAAACTGGCCTTGAGAGCACTAGATGCTGGAAAAGTTGAAGATGCTGTAAAAATATGCAG ggAGTTCTATGAAAATCACTGTAATGAAGAAACAGGgaagctgctgttttcagcatGTCAGAGGCTTTGTCATATGTTGGGAGCTGATGTTCCAATGATCACTCCTAATAATATGAATCTTCCAGCAGTGATCTATGAAATGGCTTGCCAAGCAGCTACAGTATGTAGTCCAG ATTTACTGTTAGATTCTGTGGAACTATGTAAATATACTTCGGCTGCCAAGGAAATTTACAGACAGTGCCAAATAGAAAACTATGGATTTACAGTAAAG ACAACGTCTTTTGGAGGAGATAAAGATCCTTATGAAGAATGGACTTATGATGACTTCTTTAAAGAAGATGGGATAGTTCTTGATCCACAGATAGCTCTTCCAGTTGCATATGAAACTATTTCTTCTCTCCTGCCTGTTTGTG AGAACAAGCTGTATCCTTTGGACTCTACAAGCCTGGCAAACTGCGCATTTGTTAAAG GACAAAACCTTCTGCTGCCAGCTAGAACTCCCATCTGTGCAGTGCTACAGAACCTCATGGAGTGCAGTCAGTGTGAGTTAGCTTTGCGGCTAATAGTCTGTTCATTTGGATCCTGTCTTCAGCATGGTGTATCAAATAACATGGATTTGTCCCTGAGTGAAAAG cTCCATGATGGCAATATGCTAGCTGAAACCAAAAGCTTTCTCATTGCTATGAAACAGAAGTGTACTTCAGTAATTATGACCACTATCCTGACCTTACTACACAAG GTATTCAACTGTCGTCTCATAGATCAGAACCTGGCATTGGGATATTGCACAATTTTGCCCAAGGAAGATATGTTCAATAAGCTGTGGGATGTCATAAACAATACATggcaaaattacagaaaagtttTG GCAGTAGCTCTGGTTGGAGCACAGCTTGCTAACCAATGtggtgaagcagaagaaaataaaaaattccaaGAATTAGTTACTGATGCAGAATGGGGTATCCAACTCGGTAAATTTGGT ATTTCTTTTGAGACTGTATTTAGACAACCACCAATAAGGAAGAAGGAACTCATAAGAACGCTGGTACAAAATCCAAAAGTAGACACAGATCTCATATTGAATTACTGCAG TACTTTCATGCTGGACAGTGATGCTGCACTGCAGCTTTGCATTGAAACACTTCTTCTCCAGAATGCTAATACAAATCATGTTGAAGATGACTCTGCAGAATACAGTGAGAAGCAACCTCATTCCACATTACTAGCTAGAGCACTAGAAATAATTCCTCTACTGAAAAGCACAAAAGACCTGGTCACTAGCCTGAGTGGAATATTGTAcaag CTTGATCCTTATGACTATGAAACTATTGAAATTGTCCTGAAAGTGATACAAAATGCTGATGAAAAGAATACCAGTATCCAGCTGAATCAG gCTTTGAGCCTCCTCAAACATCTGGAATCTTATAAAAGAATTTCTCCACCTGTAGACCTAGAACACCAATATGTTTTAGAGCATGTGATTCCCTTATCTCCAGCTGCTCAAAACAGACTGCCCTTTCATCTGATATTCTTTAGAACTGCACAATGTTTCTGGAATATTATAG ctgcagaGCTCAGTGAGGAATCCTTCCCAACACTTCTGTTGATTTCCAAACTAATGAAG GTTTCACTGGATACTTTACACATGTCTGCAGCTCGACATGTCTTTGAAAAAAAGTTGaaaccaaaaatatttgaaatgcaaaatgctggATATACATCAGTTGTTAACAAGGAAACAACTAAAACCGTGCAGATGATTCAGTCATATCTCCTGTCTATCATTAATCCAGAGTGGGCCGTAGCTATTGCTCACAAGATTGCACAAGAATTTCCAACAG gtCCTGACCAGATTCAGGCATTGAAATTCTGTCTCTATCTGGCTGAGAAATGGCTAAAGAATACTACAGCTAAG GATGAGTCACATGAAAAAGCCCAAGTCTTACAGAAGAAATTATATATGCAGTATAAGCGATCAGCAACAGAAAATGTTCTAATAACGCATAACTTGAACACTGGAGAGCATTTGAAGTCTATTGGGAAACCAGCAAATCTTATAATTTTACTATATGAACACCACAGTATAGACCAAAGAATCCAAAATCCAACTGGCAGAGACTATCCTG ATATCCATATGGCAGCTAAGGAGATAGCAGAAATTAACGATTTGGATATGAACAAAATTTGGGATAAACTGCTGGATAAATGGCTGTGTCCAAGCACGCTGCCCTCAGAA aaaactcaaGAAATCTTTCCAGATGTACAGGAAGATGAAGAACTCCGAAG AGTTATATATCTACTTCAGTCACGGCCAATGGATTATAGTTCAAGAATGCTTTTTGCAATTACAACATCTGCCACATCT cCAATTGGTGTTACTCAGCTGACATTTGCTCACAGGAGCAGAGCACTTAAGTGTCTGCTCTACTTGGCAGATACCAACACTGTGGAATCACTCTTCAAGAAACCCATTGAGAAAGTAAA GTATTTTCTAAAATGCTGCATTTATCTGGCAGAGTTTGAAATCTTGAATATTCCATATACTTATGAATCATTTCATAAGAGTCCTAAGGAAGGAATGATTAAAGGGCTGTGGAAGAATCACAGCCATGAACCCAcg GCTGTTAGACTGGTGACAGAACTTAGCCTAGAATACAAAGTATATGATTCCCAACTGTGGAACGGCCTCCTACAGAAACTCCTTGGTTTCAGTATG aTTCAATATCTAAGAAGAGTTTTGTTAGCAATTACTGGGATTCATTCATTATGGGAG cTTCATGTCCACCAAGTCCTAAACAGTTAG